A single genomic interval of Rhodopseudomonas palustris harbors:
- a CDS encoding L,D-transpeptidase family protein, with the protein MRDHSTGRRGFEGVLMAVAATFLTVSATSVLAQSPTRSPADLAIDAAVPVPSPVDLPPPSVGDFKPETPAAKPETAAAPAPTEPAKDVAATPAPAAPEPSKDTAATAPATEPKTEAPAATATAPAAVPAKPATDQAETTKPAEPQKPASTVAAADQPVAEQLRDLIAKSASRYFERKSERSAVEKFYETRDYAPVWTKAGALTAQAKGVIARLKDAAADGLDPDDYPVPSFTAATSPEALAEAELRLTESMMDYARQAQSGRMHWSQVSADIQYPEHPIDPAQVLAKVTTAADASAALDSYNPPHKLYRELKKKLAELRGEGDKPVIKIADGETLRYQPTRKKRAEVKMDDPRVPQLRARLGVTENPDSTTYDATVAAAVRKFQDHADLKASGVLDERTVKALNTPKRDRTIDTIIVNMERWRWLPRDLGAPSLGDAYVILNIPDYTLKVMQHGAEVWTTRVVTGKPGKHATPLLTETMKYITVNPTWNVPPSIIYNEYLPALQQDPTVLDRMGLKLERNRDGSIHISQPPGEANALGRIRFNFPNKFLVYQHDTPDKNLFAREERAFSHGCMRVQNPDVYASTLLNIAMPEKDYTPAKVRAMYGRSEVDLKFPTPIPVNITYQTAFVDDAGKLQLRKDVYGRDAAMLALLKNDKGKNLEAVVAHAQPNYSRPTRLPDGVSVAGDYTGSSGASSSPFSFLENLFGGPQPRQQPAQRNQRRVYAR; encoded by the coding sequence ATGCGAGATCACTCGACTGGACGCCGCGGTTTCGAAGGCGTGCTGATGGCCGTCGCGGCGACCTTCCTCACCGTGTCGGCGACCTCCGTCCTGGCGCAGTCGCCGACGCGGTCGCCCGCGGATCTCGCGATCGATGCCGCCGTCCCGGTGCCGAGCCCGGTCGATCTGCCGCCGCCCTCGGTCGGTGACTTCAAGCCCGAGACCCCTGCCGCCAAGCCCGAGACAGCGGCCGCCCCTGCGCCTACCGAACCGGCCAAGGACGTTGCCGCCACCCCGGCGCCGGCTGCCCCCGAACCGAGCAAGGATACCGCGGCAACTGCGCCCGCGACCGAGCCCAAAACGGAAGCTCCGGCGGCCACCGCCACCGCTCCTGCCGCTGTTCCCGCCAAGCCGGCCACCGATCAGGCGGAGACCACCAAGCCCGCCGAACCGCAGAAGCCGGCCAGCACGGTTGCTGCTGCCGACCAGCCGGTGGCGGAGCAGCTTCGCGATCTGATCGCCAAGAGCGCGTCGCGCTACTTCGAGCGCAAGTCCGAGCGCAGCGCGGTGGAGAAGTTCTACGAGACCCGCGACTACGCACCGGTGTGGACCAAGGCGGGCGCGTTGACCGCACAGGCCAAGGGCGTGATCGCGCGGCTGAAGGACGCCGCCGCCGACGGCCTCGATCCGGACGATTATCCGGTGCCGAGCTTCACCGCCGCGACCTCGCCCGAAGCGCTGGCGGAGGCCGAGCTGCGGCTCACCGAGAGCATGATGGACTATGCGCGTCAGGCGCAGAGCGGCCGTATGCACTGGTCGCAGGTGTCGGCCGACATCCAATATCCGGAGCATCCGATCGATCCGGCCCAGGTGTTGGCGAAGGTCACCACCGCGGCCGACGCTTCCGCGGCGCTCGACAGCTACAACCCGCCGCACAAGCTGTATCGCGAGCTGAAGAAGAAGCTCGCCGAGCTGCGCGGCGAAGGCGACAAGCCGGTGATCAAGATCGCCGACGGCGAGACCCTGCGCTATCAGCCGACCCGCAAGAAGCGCGCCGAAGTGAAGATGGACGATCCGCGCGTGCCGCAGCTGCGCGCCCGCCTCGGCGTCACCGAGAACCCGGATAGCACCACCTACGACGCGACGGTCGCGGCGGCGGTACGGAAATTCCAGGATCACGCCGACCTCAAGGCTAGCGGCGTGCTGGATGAGCGCACCGTGAAGGCGCTGAACACGCCGAAGCGCGACCGCACCATCGACACCATCATCGTCAACATGGAACGCTGGCGCTGGCTGCCGCGCGATCTTGGCGCGCCGTCGCTCGGCGACGCCTATGTGATCCTCAACATTCCGGACTACACGTTGAAGGTGATGCAGCACGGCGCCGAAGTGTGGACGACCCGCGTCGTCACCGGCAAGCCGGGCAAGCACGCCACCCCGCTGCTGACGGAGACGATGAAGTACATCACCGTCAACCCGACCTGGAACGTGCCGCCGTCGATCATCTACAACGAGTACCTGCCGGCGCTGCAGCAGGATCCCACCGTGCTCGACCGCATGGGCCTGAAGCTAGAGCGCAATCGCGACGGCTCGATCCACATCTCGCAGCCGCCGGGCGAAGCCAACGCGCTCGGCCGCATCCGCTTCAACTTCCCGAACAAGTTCCTGGTGTATCAGCACGACACCCCGGACAAGAACCTGTTCGCCCGCGAGGAGCGCGCCTTCAGCCACGGCTGCATGCGGGTGCAGAACCCCGACGTGTACGCCTCGACGCTGCTGAACATCGCGATGCCGGAGAAGGACTACACCCCGGCCAAGGTCCGGGCGATGTACGGCCGCAGCGAGGTGGATCTGAAGTTCCCGACCCCGATCCCGGTCAACATCACCTATCAGACCGCGTTCGTTGACGACGCCGGCAAGCTGCAGCTCCGCAAGGACGTGTACGGCCGCGACGCGGCGATGCTGGCGCTGCTCAAGAACGACAAGGGCAAGAACCTGGAAGCGGTGGTGGCACACGCCCAGCCGAACTACTCCCGCCCGACCCGGCTGCCCGACGGGGTGAGCGTCGCCGGCGACTACACCGGCTCGTCGGGCGCCTCGTCGAGCCCGTTCTCGTTCCTGGAGAACCTGTTCGGCGGCCCGCAGCCGCGTCAGCAGCCGGCTCAGCGCAATCAGCGCCGGGTCTACGCCCGCTGA
- a CDS encoding tetratricopeptide repeat protein translates to MAFAPRYSSLIPCALALAAVLAGTPDGARAQVPDGPKHPLEKPLAHPPAPPEKLPRVPTDRAKGLDFLFGALKAAPDETSAKHVEGRIWALWSQTTSDTTALLMARSKVAMDAKQFDIALKLLDAVVKLKPDYVEGWNRRATIYYLQNDYMHSLEDIEQVLAREPRHFGALAGLGMIMQELGDDKRALDAFRRALALNPHLDKVPDLVKTLSEKVEGRDI, encoded by the coding sequence ATGGCGTTCGCCCCCAGATATTCTTCCCTCATCCCCTGCGCGCTGGCGCTCGCCGCGGTTCTGGCGGGAACGCCTGATGGTGCCCGAGCGCAGGTCCCCGACGGCCCCAAGCATCCTTTGGAAAAGCCGTTGGCTCATCCGCCCGCTCCGCCGGAGAAGCTGCCGCGGGTGCCGACCGACCGCGCCAAGGGGCTCGATTTTCTGTTCGGTGCCCTGAAAGCGGCGCCCGATGAAACCAGCGCCAAGCACGTCGAAGGGCGGATCTGGGCGCTGTGGAGCCAGACCACCAGCGACACCACCGCGCTGTTGATGGCCCGCTCGAAAGTGGCGATGGACGCCAAGCAGTTCGACATCGCGCTGAAGCTGCTCGACGCCGTGGTCAAGCTCAAGCCGGATTATGTCGAGGGCTGGAACCGGCGCGCGACGATCTATTATCTGCAAAACGACTACATGCACTCGCTCGAAGACATCGAGCAGGTGCTGGCACGAGAGCCGCGCCATTTCGGGGCGCTCGCCGGGCTCGGCATGATCATGCAGGAACTCGGCGACGACAAACGCGCGCTCGATGCGTTCCGCAGGGCTCTCGCCCTCAATCCGCATCTCGACAAGGTTCCGGACCTCGTCAAGACGCTGTCCGAAAAGGTCGAAGGCCGGGACATCTGA
- a CDS encoding sigma-54-dependent transcriptional regulator yields MVERILIADDDAVQRRLVENMVQKCGYEAVSVDSGDAAVEALTAPDAPAIDAVVLDLVMPGLDGLGVLSKIRASGLDVPVIVQTAHGGIDNVVSAMRAGAHDFVVKPVGIERLQVSLRNALNASAMKGELQRIRHAREGRLTFSDIITRSEAMAPVLRAAEKAAGSAIPVLIEGESGVGKELFARAIHGSSDRRSKPFVAVNCGAIPDNLVESILFGHEKGAFTGATERHDGKFVEASGGTLFLDEVSELPLAAQVKLLRALQEGAVEAVGGRRPVKVDVRIISATNRRLLDRVKAGQFREDLFYRLHVLPLTIPPLRNRREDIPPLLRHFLMRFCAEEKRSIGGITGEAMARLAQLDWPGNIRQLENAVYRAVVMSDGDQLGLADFPLAIAPSVVPAEDTTGEPLVIERSEPQFVAASEVPIAPLPSVGNLSMLTADDEVRPLDEMEREIIRFAISHYRGQMSEVARRLKIGRSTLYRKLDEIEADRAAQAEAR; encoded by the coding sequence ATGGTTGAGCGTATTCTGATCGCCGACGACGATGCAGTACAGCGTCGGCTGGTCGAGAACATGGTGCAGAAGTGCGGCTATGAGGCGGTTTCGGTCGATAGCGGTGACGCTGCGGTGGAGGCCCTGACCGCGCCCGATGCGCCTGCGATCGACGCGGTGGTGCTCGACCTGGTGATGCCCGGACTCGATGGCCTCGGCGTGCTGTCGAAGATTCGCGCCAGCGGACTCGACGTGCCGGTGATCGTGCAGACCGCACATGGCGGCATCGACAATGTGGTGTCGGCGATGCGTGCCGGTGCGCACGATTTCGTCGTTAAGCCGGTCGGCATCGAGCGCCTGCAGGTGTCCTTGCGCAACGCACTGAACGCCAGCGCGATGAAGGGCGAGCTGCAGCGCATCCGCCATGCACGCGAAGGCCGGCTGACATTTTCCGACATCATCACCCGCAGCGAGGCGATGGCGCCGGTGTTGCGCGCCGCCGAGAAGGCTGCAGGCTCTGCGATCCCGGTGCTGATCGAAGGTGAGTCCGGCGTCGGCAAGGAACTGTTCGCGCGCGCCATCCATGGCTCAAGCGACCGCCGTTCGAAACCATTCGTAGCCGTGAACTGCGGCGCGATTCCTGACAATCTCGTCGAGTCGATTCTGTTCGGCCATGAGAAAGGCGCGTTCACCGGCGCCACCGAGCGCCACGACGGCAAGTTCGTCGAAGCCTCCGGCGGCACGCTGTTTCTCGACGAGGTCAGCGAGCTGCCGCTGGCTGCGCAGGTCAAGCTGCTGCGCGCGCTGCAGGAAGGCGCGGTCGAAGCGGTCGGCGGACGCCGGCCGGTCAAGGTCGATGTCCGCATCATCTCGGCCACCAACCGCCGGTTGCTCGACCGGGTGAAAGCGGGCCAATTCCGCGAAGATCTGTTCTACCGGCTGCACGTGCTGCCGCTGACGATCCCGCCGCTGCGCAACCGCCGCGAAGACATTCCGCCGCTGCTGCGGCACTTCCTGATGCGGTTCTGCGCCGAAGAGAAGCGCAGCATCGGCGGCATCACCGGCGAGGCGATGGCACGGCTGGCGCAACTCGACTGGCCGGGCAATATCCGCCAGCTCGAAAATGCGGTTTATCGCGCCGTGGTAATGAGCGACGGCGATCAGCTCGGCCTCGCCGACTTCCCGCTGGCAATCGCGCCGTCGGTCGTCCCTGCAGAAGATACAACCGGCGAGCCGCTGGTAATCGAACGCAGCGAGCCGCAATTTGTCGCCGCAAGCGAAGTGCCGATCGCGCCGCTGCCGAGCGTCGGCAATCTGTCGATGCTGACCGCGGACGACGAAGTGCGCCCCCTCGACGAAATGGAGCGGGAGATCATCCGGTTCGCGATCTCGCATTATCGCGGCCAGATGTCGGAAGTGGCGCGGCGGCTGAAGATCGGCCGCTCGACGCTGTATCGCAAACTCGACGAGATCGAAGCCGACCGCGCCGCGCAGGCCGAGGCGCGATAA
- a CDS encoding alpha/beta fold hydrolase, whose protein sequence is MIAIGVFAMLAVLALATQAGVAWLQARFPARGELITVTGGALHVVDLGPRGLAELPIVLIHGASSNLGAMRAPLGDQLAQQHRVLLIDRPGYGWSRRDDLADSSPATQVRAIAEALDRLGVPRAVFVVHSMAGALGARMALDQPDRVAGLVMLAPVTHPWRGGVGTYNQLMTTPLVGPLLASTITLPLGLLLTEPGARAVFSPQTMPSDYVEASATPLLLRPRAFRANSWDLTTLKDAVQEQVWRYPQIAAPTVVIHGDADKIVSVDIHSRAFAAAVPHSKLIVLPGVGHMVQNVATDLVQREVEGLIEPTRHATASRGPLVSIDHQPRQGVAQ, encoded by the coding sequence ATGATCGCAATCGGCGTCTTCGCCATGCTGGCGGTGCTGGCGCTGGCCACCCAGGCCGGCGTGGCGTGGCTGCAAGCCAGATTTCCGGCCAGGGGCGAACTGATCACCGTGACCGGCGGTGCTCTGCACGTCGTTGATCTCGGGCCGCGCGGCCTTGCCGAGCTACCGATCGTGCTGATTCATGGCGCGAGTTCGAATCTCGGTGCGATGCGCGCGCCGCTCGGCGATCAGCTCGCGCAGCAGCATCGCGTGCTGCTGATCGATCGGCCCGGTTATGGCTGGAGCCGCCGCGATGACCTCGCCGATTCGTCGCCGGCGACGCAGGTCCGTGCGATCGCCGAAGCGCTCGACCGGCTCGGCGTGCCGCGCGCAGTGTTCGTGGTGCATTCAATGGCCGGCGCACTCGGTGCGCGGATGGCGCTGGATCAGCCGGACCGCGTTGCCGGCCTCGTGATGCTGGCCCCGGTGACACATCCGTGGCGTGGCGGCGTCGGCACCTATAACCAGCTGATGACCACGCCCTTAGTTGGTCCGCTGCTCGCATCCACCATCACGCTGCCACTCGGGCTGTTGCTGACCGAGCCGGGAGCGCGGGCGGTGTTCTCACCGCAGACGATGCCGAGCGATTACGTCGAGGCCAGCGCGACGCCGCTGCTTCTCCGGCCGCGCGCATTCCGCGCCAATAGCTGGGACCTCACCACGTTGAAAGATGCGGTGCAGGAACAGGTCTGGCGCTATCCGCAGATCGCGGCCCCGACCGTTGTGATCCATGGCGACGCCGACAAAATCGTCTCGGTGGATATTCACTCCCGCGCCTTCGCCGCAGCGGTGCCGCATAGCAAGCTCATCGTGCTGCCCGGCGTCGGTCATATGGTGCAGAATGTGGCCACCGACCTGGTTCAGCGTGAGGTCGAGGGGCTGATCGAGCCCACCCGTCACGCGACCGCAAGCCGCGGTCCGTTAGTTTCGATCGACCACCAACCAAGACAGGGAGTTGCGCAATGA
- a CDS encoding DUF882 domain-containing protein → MPRAGYGAVLTTALLLAGAGSVHDASAVGDSRTLSFHHTHSGESLTVTFKRSGRYDEDALKQLNHFLRDWRSQEQTVMDRQLFDILWEVYRDVDAKQPIQIISAYRSPATNAMLRRRSSGVARHSQHMQGHAMDFFIPGVALEQIRFAGLRLQRGGVGFYPTSGSPFVHLDTGGIRHWPRMTPDQLARVFPDGRTVHIPTNGKPLRGYELALADIEKRRDGSTVAPAKTNFLATLFGGKSRDDEDETAATAAPSGAKPMADIKVAAADAVAAAAGMKPADVGSSDPVPMPRAKPAAAIQIASAGDIVLPAPRPAQAAKAEAKTAEPKTADAKLQSPADIINARGFWDDIPVAPKQASPAQVAAISARQALAAADKSEQATAMNALAYAPMAQENSSKHAPTRHPHVVTASAPLPPTRASLQRQAAVSGKVDSVIGKSSGQGKTVIATSARLAAAGSRDNDVWIRAMILMPRAMHTAATVIGDPDMTLLSGYLAKPEATLATSFADDPQPGLYADAFSGSAVATLTTTAFPVDASR, encoded by the coding sequence ATGCCCAGGGCCGGTTACGGCGCCGTGCTGACCACGGCATTGCTGCTGGCGGGCGCCGGATCGGTCCATGACGCATCCGCCGTCGGCGACAGCCGGACCCTGTCGTTCCACCACACCCATTCGGGCGAGAGCCTCACCGTCACGTTCAAGCGCAGCGGCCGCTACGACGAAGACGCGCTGAAGCAGCTCAATCACTTCCTGCGTGACTGGCGGTCCCAGGAACAGACCGTGATGGACCGCCAGCTGTTCGACATCCTGTGGGAAGTGTACCGGGACGTCGACGCCAAACAGCCTATCCAGATCATCTCCGCCTATCGCTCCCCTGCCACCAACGCCATGCTGCGCCGCCGCTCCTCGGGAGTGGCGCGCCACAGCCAGCACATGCAGGGCCACGCGATGGACTTCTTCATCCCCGGCGTGGCGCTGGAGCAGATCCGGTTTGCCGGCCTGCGGCTGCAGCGCGGCGGTGTCGGCTTCTATCCGACCTCCGGCTCGCCGTTCGTGCATCTCGATACCGGCGGCATCCGGCACTGGCCGCGAATGACCCCCGACCAGCTCGCCCGCGTGTTCCCGGATGGCCGCACCGTGCACATCCCCACCAACGGCAAGCCGCTGCGCGGCTACGAGCTGGCGCTGGCGGACATCGAAAAGCGCCGCGACGGCAGCACCGTCGCCCCGGCCAAGACCAACTTCCTGGCAACGCTGTTCGGCGGCAAGTCGCGTGACGACGAGGACGAAACCGCCGCGACGGCGGCACCGTCCGGGGCCAAGCCGATGGCCGACATCAAGGTCGCGGCCGCCGATGCGGTCGCGGCTGCGGCCGGCATGAAGCCGGCCGACGTGGGCTCCAGCGATCCGGTGCCGATGCCCCGCGCCAAGCCCGCCGCCGCCATCCAGATCGCCTCCGCCGGCGACATCGTGCTGCCGGCGCCCCGCCCGGCTCAGGCTGCTAAAGCCGAGGCAAAGACCGCGGAACCGAAGACGGCTGACGCCAAGCTGCAAAGCCCCGCCGACATCATCAACGCCCGCGGGTTCTGGGACGACATCCCCGTAGCGCCGAAGCAGGCGAGCCCGGCGCAGGTCGCCGCTATCAGCGCCCGCCAGGCATTGGCCGCCGCCGACAAATCCGAACAGGCCACCGCGATGAACGCGCTGGCCTACGCGCCGATGGCGCAGGAAAATTCCTCGAAGCATGCCCCGACCCGCCATCCGCATGTCGTCACCGCCAGCGCCCCGCTGCCGCCGACGCGCGCATCGCTGCAGCGTCAGGCTGCGGTGTCGGGCAAGGTCGACAGCGTGATCGGCAAGTCGTCCGGTCAGGGCAAGACGGTGATCGCGACCTCGGCGCGGCTCGCTGCCGCCGGCAGCCGCGACAACGACGTTTGGATCCGCGCCATGATCCTGATGCCGCGCGCGATGCACACCGCCGCCACCGTGATTGGCGATCCCGACATGACGCTGCTGAGCGGCTATCTGGCCAAGCCCGAGGCGACGCTGGCCACCAGCTTCGCCGACGATCCGCAGCCGGGCCTCTACGCCGACGCCTTCAGCGGCTCGGCGGTGGCGACGCTGACCACCACGGCATTCCCGGTCGACGCGTCGCGCTGA
- the pyk gene encoding pyruvate kinase: MRRLRRIKILATLGPASSDSAMIRKLFEAGADVFRINMSHTPHDKMRELVKTIRNVESSYGRPIGILVDLQGPKLRLGSFANGPIQLNNGSNFILDSIKEPGDETRVYLPHPEILAALKVGDALLLDDGKVRLICEETQGDRAVTRVVIGGKMSDRKGVSLPDTDLPMSAMTNKDRADLEAACETGIDWVALSFVQRAEDVVEAKRMIRGRAAVMAKIEKPQAIDRLEDILDVSDALMVARGDLGVEMPLERVPSLQKQMTRMARRAGKPVVVATQMLESMISSPVPTRAEVSDVATAVYEGADAIMLSAESAAGKYPVEAVSTMNRIGEEVERDVTYRTVVTAQRPDPEATAGDAIAGAARQIAETLDLSAIICWTSSGSTALRVARERPKVPVVAITPSLHTGRKLSAVWGVHCVVAEDAKDQDDMVERAGRIAFRDGFAKSGQRVIIVAGVPLGTPGATNMVRIAYVGPSDADV, from the coding sequence ATGAGACGCCTGCGCAGGATCAAGATCCTCGCCACGCTCGGCCCCGCCTCCTCCGACAGCGCAATGATCCGCAAGCTGTTCGAGGCCGGCGCCGACGTGTTCCGGATCAACATGAGCCACACCCCGCACGACAAGATGCGGGAGCTGGTGAAGACCATCCGTAACGTCGAAAGCAGCTACGGTCGCCCGATCGGCATCCTGGTCGATCTGCAGGGACCGAAGCTGCGGCTGGGCTCGTTTGCCAACGGACCGATCCAGCTCAACAACGGCTCGAACTTCATCCTCGACTCGATCAAGGAGCCGGGCGACGAGACGCGGGTGTATCTACCGCATCCGGAGATCCTCGCCGCGCTGAAAGTCGGCGACGCGCTGCTGCTCGACGACGGCAAGGTGCGCTTGATCTGCGAAGAGACCCAAGGCGATCGCGCGGTGACCCGCGTGGTGATCGGCGGCAAGATGAGCGACCGCAAGGGCGTCAGCCTGCCCGATACCGATCTGCCGATGTCGGCGATGACCAACAAGGACCGCGCCGACCTGGAAGCCGCGTGCGAGACCGGCATCGACTGGGTGGCGCTGAGCTTCGTGCAGCGCGCCGAAGACGTCGTCGAAGCCAAGCGGATGATCCGCGGCCGTGCCGCCGTGATGGCCAAGATCGAGAAGCCGCAGGCGATCGACCGGCTCGAGGACATTCTCGACGTCTCCGACGCGCTGATGGTGGCGCGCGGCGACCTCGGCGTCGAGATGCCGCTGGAGCGGGTGCCGAGCCTGCAGAAGCAGATGACCCGCATGGCGCGGCGCGCCGGCAAGCCGGTGGTGGTCGCGACCCAGATGCTCGAGTCGATGATTTCCAGCCCGGTGCCAACCCGTGCCGAGGTCTCCGACGTCGCAACCGCCGTGTACGAAGGCGCCGACGCGATCATGCTGTCGGCCGAATCCGCCGCCGGCAAATATCCGGTCGAGGCGGTGTCAACGATGAACCGCATCGGCGAGGAAGTTGAGCGCGACGTCACCTATCGCACCGTGGTGACGGCCCAGCGCCCCGATCCGGAAGCGACCGCCGGCGATGCCATCGCGGGTGCGGCACGGCAGATCGCAGAGACGCTGGATCTGTCGGCGATCATCTGCTGGACCTCGTCGGGCTCGACCGCACTGCGGGTCGCGCGCGAACGGCCGAAGGTGCCGGTGGTGGCGATCACTCCGAGCCTTCACACCGGACGCAAGCTGTCGGCGGTGTGGGGCGTCCACTGCGTGGTAGCGGAAGACGCCAAGGATCAGGACGACATGGTCGAGCGCGCCGGCCGCATCGCATTCCGCGACGGCTTCGCCAAATCAGGCCAGCGCGTCATCATCGTCGCCGGCGTCCCACTCGGCACCCCCGGCGCCACCAACATGGTCCGCATCGCCTATGTCGGACCGAGCGATGCGGACGTGTGA
- a CDS encoding DUF2312 domain-containing protein, which produces MATSAAAVQEDPATNFAKDQLRAIIERIERLEEEKKTISDDIRDVYAEAKGNGFDVKALRTIVRMRKQDANERAEQETILETYMQALGML; this is translated from the coding sequence ATGGCCACCTCCGCTGCCGCCGTCCAAGAGGATCCCGCGACCAATTTCGCCAAGGACCAGCTTCGGGCGATCATCGAGCGGATCGAACGTCTCGAGGAAGAGAAGAAGACGATCTCCGACGACATCCGCGACGTTTATGCCGAGGCCAAGGGCAACGGCTTCGACGTCAAGGCGCTGCGCACCATCGTGCGGATGCGCAAGCAGGACGCCAACGAGCGCGCCGAGCAGGAGACCATCCTTGAGACCTATATGCAGGCGCTTGGGATGCTCTGA
- a CDS encoding OsmC family protein: MTTTSGSAKWQGGIKDGKGAISTKSGALSDYPYGFASRFEGKPGSNPEELIGAAHAACFTMALSLILGEAKLTAEQMETKADVTLEKQGDGFAITAVHLTLTAKIPGADDATFQDCAAKAKAGCPVSKLLNTNITLDAKLVS, from the coding sequence ATGACCACGACATCGGGGTCTGCCAAGTGGCAGGGCGGCATCAAGGACGGCAAAGGCGCGATCTCGACCAAGAGCGGTGCGCTGTCGGACTATCCGTACGGCTTCGCCAGCCGGTTCGAAGGCAAGCCGGGATCCAATCCCGAAGAACTGATCGGCGCCGCCCACGCCGCCTGCTTCACCATGGCGCTGTCGCTGATCCTCGGCGAAGCCAAGCTCACCGCCGAGCAGATGGAAACCAAGGCCGATGTCACGCTGGAGAAGCAGGGCGACGGCTTCGCTATCACAGCGGTGCATCTGACGCTGACGGCCAAGATCCCCGGCGCCGATGATGCCACTTTCCAGGATTGCGCCGCCAAGGCCAAAGCCGGCTGCCCGGTGTCGAAGCTGCTCAACACTAACATCACGCTGGATGCGAAGCTGGTGAGCTGA
- a CDS encoding DUF1036 domain-containing protein — MIITDSLPLRHLRARPAATMTAALAFGVLLSSSVPAAADFRLCNNTSSRVGIALGYKDVDGWTTEGWWNVSSRSCETLLRGALVARYYYIYALDYDRGGEWSGQAFMCSRDKEFTIKGTENCLARGFDRTGFFEVDTGEQRAWTVQLTESNEQNMQKLPGMPGAPGTGLPGIPPSPGRTAPATPGTPGEAGTKP, encoded by the coding sequence ATGATCATCACAGATTCCCTCCCCCTCCGGCATCTCCGGGCCCGGCCCGCGGCCACCATGACGGCGGCGCTGGCCTTCGGCGTGCTGCTGAGCAGCAGCGTGCCGGCCGCCGCCGACTTCCGGCTGTGCAACAACACCTCGAGCCGGGTGGGAATCGCGCTGGGCTATAAGGACGTCGACGGCTGGACCACCGAGGGCTGGTGGAACGTGTCGTCGCGAAGCTGCGAGACGCTGCTGCGCGGTGCTTTGGTGGCGCGTTATTATTACATCTACGCGCTCGACTACGACCGCGGCGGCGAATGGTCCGGCCAGGCCTTCATGTGCTCGCGCGACAAGGAATTCACCATCAAAGGGACCGAGAACTGCCTGGCACGCGGCTTCGACCGCACCGGCTTCTTCGAGGTCGACACCGGCGAGCAACGGGCCTGGACCGTGCAACTGACTGAAAGTAACGAACAGAACATGCAGAAGCTGCCGGGAATGCCCGGGGCGCCGGGGACCGGGCTTCCGGGTATTCCTCCGTCGCCGGGCCGCACCGCACCCGCCACGCCTGGCACGCCAGGCGAGGCCGGGACCAAGCCATGA
- the ykgO gene encoding type B 50S ribosomal protein L36 codes for MKVRNSLKSLLTRHRENRLVRRKGRLYVINKTQRRFKARQG; via the coding sequence ATGAAGGTCCGTAACTCGCTGAAGTCGCTGCTCACCCGCCATCGTGAAAACCGTCTGGTGCGCCGCAAGGGCCGGCTCTACGTCATCAACAAGACCCAGCGTCGGTTCAAGGCCCGCCAGGGCTGA
- a CDS encoding DUF1244 domain-containing protein translates to MDDSTRTELEAAAFRRLVAHLRERTDVQNIDLMNLAGFCRNCLSNWLKDAADAQGVAMSRDESREAVYGMPYETWKAKYQSTATPDQVEAFKKSHPHSH, encoded by the coding sequence ATGGACGACAGCACCCGGACCGAACTGGAAGCGGCGGCGTTTCGCCGTCTGGTGGCGCATCTGCGCGAGCGCACCGACGTCCAGAACATCGACCTGATGAATCTCGCCGGGTTCTGTCGCAACTGTCTGTCGAACTGGCTGAAGGACGCCGCCGATGCGCAGGGCGTGGCGATGAGCCGGGACGAAAGCCGCGAGGCGGTTTACGGCATGCCGTACGAGACCTGGAAAGCGAAGTACCAGAGCACTGCAACGCCGGACCAGGTCGAAGCGTTCAAGAAGTCTCACCCGCACAGTCACTGA